The Streptomyces phaeolivaceus genome has a window encoding:
- a CDS encoding P1 family peptidase, which translates to MAVDALTDVPGLRVGHATRVGGGWLTGTTVVLAPEGGAVAAVDVRGGGPGTKETDALDPRNLVQKVEAVVLTGGSAYGLDSASGVMAWLEERGRGVRVGPDPAHVVPVVPAACVFDLGRGGDFGARPDAATGRAAVEAADAGGPGAPVAEGCVGAGTGATVGLLKGGVGTASTVLDSGITVAALVVANAAGSVMDAETGVLYGELFQGRTVYPEPEVHERARRRIAEAAAKSPPPPLNTTLAVVATDADLTRAQAQKLAGTAHDGIARAVRPVHLLNDGDTVFTLATGARPLPPGAGLLALNELLSAGADLVTRAIVRAVRAADPVDGPGGVWPSYGELYGEA; encoded by the coding sequence ATGGCAGTTGACGCGCTGACCGATGTCCCCGGCCTGCGGGTCGGGCACGCCACCCGGGTCGGCGGGGGCTGGCTCACCGGGACCACGGTCGTGCTGGCCCCGGAGGGCGGCGCGGTGGCGGCGGTGGACGTGCGCGGGGGCGGGCCCGGGACCAAGGAGACGGACGCGCTCGACCCGCGGAACCTGGTGCAGAAGGTCGAGGCGGTGGTCCTGACCGGAGGCAGCGCGTACGGGCTGGACTCCGCGTCGGGAGTGATGGCCTGGCTGGAGGAGCGCGGACGCGGCGTCCGGGTCGGACCCGACCCGGCACATGTGGTGCCGGTCGTGCCGGCCGCCTGTGTCTTCGACCTGGGCCGGGGCGGGGACTTCGGGGCCAGACCGGACGCGGCCACCGGCCGGGCGGCGGTCGAGGCGGCCGACGCGGGCGGGCCCGGCGCCCCGGTGGCGGAAGGGTGCGTGGGGGCCGGGACCGGGGCGACGGTCGGGCTGCTCAAGGGCGGCGTCGGCACCGCGAGCACCGTGCTGGACTCGGGGATCACGGTGGCCGCGCTGGTGGTGGCCAACGCGGCGGGATCGGTGATGGACGCGGAGACGGGGGTGTTGTACGGGGAGTTGTTCCAGGGGCGGACGGTGTATCCGGAGCCGGAGGTGCACGAGAGAGCGCGTCGCCGGATCGCCGAGGCGGCGGCGAAGAGTCCGCCTCCGCCGCTGAACACCACCCTGGCCGTGGTCGCCACCGACGCCGACCTGACCCGCGCCCAGGCCCAGAAACTGGCCGGCACGGCACACGACGGCATCGCCCGCGCCGTACGCCCCGTGCATCTGCTCAACGACGGCGACACGGTGTTCACCCTGGCGACGGGCGCCCGGCCGCTCCCACCCGGGGCCGGCCTCCTCGCCCTCAACGAACTCCTGTCAGCGGGCGCGGACTTGGTGACCCGAGCGATCGTCCGGGCAGTACGCGCGGCCGACCCGGTGGACGGACCGGGCGGAGTGTGGCCGTCGTACGGGGAGTTGTACGGGGAGGCTTGA
- a CDS encoding L,D-transpeptidase: MTRPKIAVRRRALGTCAVLVVGALTLTGCGGDAQADNKSGGKGTSAEDTAARITISAKDGSTGASINATGVKVSGGKLTEVEMTAAEGGAVVAGEIAADGRSWKPKEQLERGTKYRISATAKNAEGKTSAANSIFTTVSTANSFIGTYTPDNGTTVGVGMPVSFTFDKAITDRKAVQSHITVTSSSGQEVVGHWFGEQRLDFRPEEYWKAGSKVSMRIDLDGVEGANGLYGVQDKTVTFTVGRAQVSTVDVNTQTMTVERDGKTLKTVPISAGSAATPTYNGQMVISEKFRQTRMNGSTVGFGGEYDIADVPNAMRLTTSGTFVHGNYWYSKGNPPFGREGTSHGCVGLADAQGANSDTNGKWFFDNSLIGDVVIVKNSPDKTVAPDNGLNGWNMSWSEWTAGDAI; this comes from the coding sequence GTGACGAGGCCGAAGATTGCTGTGCGGCGGCGTGCGCTGGGGACCTGTGCCGTGCTGGTGGTCGGTGCGCTGACCCTCACCGGTTGCGGCGGGGACGCCCAGGCGGACAACAAGAGTGGCGGCAAGGGGACTTCGGCCGAGGACACCGCGGCGCGGATCACGATCTCCGCGAAGGACGGTTCGACGGGCGCGTCCATCAACGCCACCGGGGTGAAGGTCAGCGGCGGCAAGCTGACCGAGGTGGAGATGACCGCCGCCGAGGGGGGCGCGGTCGTGGCGGGCGAGATAGCCGCGGACGGGCGGTCGTGGAAGCCGAAGGAGCAGCTGGAGCGGGGCACGAAGTACCGGATCTCCGCGACCGCGAAGAACGCCGAGGGCAAGACGTCGGCCGCCAACTCCATCTTCACGACCGTGTCGACGGCCAACAGCTTCATCGGGACGTACACGCCGGACAACGGCACCACGGTCGGCGTCGGGATGCCGGTGTCGTTCACCTTCGACAAGGCGATCACGGACCGGAAGGCCGTGCAGTCGCACATCACGGTGACGTCGAGCAGCGGGCAGGAGGTGGTGGGGCACTGGTTCGGGGAGCAGCGGCTCGACTTCCGGCCCGAGGAGTACTGGAAGGCCGGTTCCAAGGTCTCGATGAGGATCGACCTGGACGGTGTGGAGGGTGCGAACGGCCTCTACGGTGTGCAGGACAAGACGGTCACCTTCACGGTCGGGCGGGCGCAGGTCTCCACGGTCGACGTGAACACGCAGACGATGACGGTCGAGCGGGACGGGAAGACGCTGAAGACCGTGCCGATCTCGGCGGGCAGCGCCGCGACCCCGACGTACAACGGGCAGATGGTGATCTCGGAGAAGTTCCGGCAGACGCGGATGAACGGGTCGACGGTGGGCTTCGGCGGTGAGTACGACATCGCGGACGTGCCGAACGCGATGCGGTTGACGACGTCGGGGACGTTCGTGCACGGCAACTACTGGTACAGCAAGGGCAATCCGCCGTTCGGGCGCGAGGGCACCAGCCACGGCTGTGTCGGCCTGGCGGACGCCCAGGGGGCGAACAGCGACACGAACGGCAAGTGGTTCTTCGACAACTCGCTGATCGGTGACGTGGTGATCGTCAAGAACTCCCCCGACAAGACGGTCGCGCCGGACAACGGCCTCAACGGCTGGAACATGTCGTGGAGCGAGTGGACGGCGGGGGACGCCATCTGA
- a CDS encoding DUF6227 family protein — protein MSVPYETAAYEPPESPESPEEHLARLLGRALNSFELPDETIRQLDCALAHDSSLHSAHYSSGLHRATYRHTWLLADGSAVTLWELVHNTVPGSDTQHEVYTDDEELRAATARLPMPPDTPEFELPAIVELAAFPEPRHEYVPDDSADHARRLLRRAENPDPPDDELATLLLRTAFAHEITQAFGRPHRPARQGRPGLSFSLYEHAFLLTDGQEISLWEVEHTATPDGRHMCEVYVSEDAARDAMERRAGTLG, from the coding sequence TTGAGCGTTCCGTACGAGACGGCAGCGTACGAGCCACCCGAGTCGCCCGAGTCTCCTGAGGAGCACCTCGCGCGACTCCTCGGTCGCGCCCTGAACTCCTTCGAGCTGCCCGACGAGACGATACGGCAGCTCGACTGCGCCCTCGCGCACGACAGCTCGCTGCACTCCGCGCACTACAGTTCGGGGCTGCACCGGGCGACGTACCGGCACACCTGGCTGCTCGCCGACGGTTCCGCGGTCACGCTGTGGGAGCTGGTGCACAACACGGTGCCCGGCAGTGACACCCAGCACGAGGTGTACACGGACGACGAGGAGCTGCGGGCCGCCACCGCGCGTCTGCCGATGCCGCCGGACACTCCCGAGTTCGAGCTGCCCGCGATCGTGGAGCTTGCGGCGTTCCCCGAGCCGCGCCACGAGTACGTGCCGGACGACTCGGCGGATCACGCCCGCAGGCTGCTGCGGCGGGCGGAGAACCCGGACCCGCCCGATGACGAGCTGGCGACGCTGCTACTGCGCACCGCGTTCGCGCATGAGATCACCCAGGCCTTCGGCCGGCCGCACCGCCCCGCGCGGCAGGGCCGGCCGGGCTTGAGTTTCTCGCTCTACGAGCACGCGTTCCTGCTCACGGACGGGCAGGAGATCTCGCTGTGGGAGGTCGAGCACACGGCGACGCCGGACGGCCGCCATATGTGCGAGGTGTATGTGTCGGAGGACGCGGCCCGGGACGCGATGGAGCGGCGGGCGGGGACGCTCGGTTAG
- a CDS encoding PTS fructose transporter subunit IIABC: MSEMITADLVDLDLSADTKEAAARALAERMVAKGRVTDLDGFLADVAAREAQMPTGLDGGIGIPHCRSEHVTEPTLAFGRSAAGVDFGAPDGPADLIFLIAAPAGADDAHLTILSSLARQLMNAEFTDALRAVDDAARAAALIRGDAPAEGTEDSAAASGGTASPDAAAGNTTPATPAPASAPAPAPAPASAPASAPASAPASAPASAPASAQAAPEAAAPAEAGRPFRIVAVTSCPTGIAHTYMAAESLENAGRDAGDVEIVVETQGSAGFSRLDPAVIAAADGVIFAHDVPVREKDRFAGKPTVDVGVKAGINRPAALIAEVRGKAERGEITAARPGGSPVDRAGDSGDGYGTKLRKWLMSGVSYMVPFVAAGGLLIALGFAIGGWEINQAKPVTEHFDWLQVDSWAALMFQIGAVAFGFLIPVLAGYIAYGMADRPGLVPGFVGGMIAANINAGFLGGLAAGLIAGGVVIAIQRIKIPPVLRGIMPVVVIPLISSMIVGFLMLIVIGKPIAEAQKGMTDWLSGLSGSNAILLGVLLGLMMCFDLGGPVNKVAYAFATAGIAVQDPSDSAMKIMAAVMAAGMVPPLGMALATTIRKKLFTTAERENGKAAWVLGASFISEGAIPFAAADPLRVIPASMAGGAVTGALAMAFGSTLRAPHGGIWVTPLIGQPFLYLLAIAIGTAVTAGLVIVLKGMRKTQPETAPESAPAAETKTKEPVAA, from the coding sequence ATGAGCGAGATGATCACCGCGGACCTGGTCGACCTCGACCTGTCCGCCGATACGAAGGAAGCGGCGGCACGTGCCCTCGCCGAGCGCATGGTGGCGAAGGGCCGGGTCACCGACCTGGACGGCTTCCTCGCCGACGTCGCCGCCCGTGAGGCCCAGATGCCGACCGGCCTCGACGGCGGCATCGGCATCCCGCACTGCCGCAGCGAGCACGTCACCGAGCCGACTCTCGCCTTCGGCCGCAGCGCGGCCGGTGTCGACTTCGGCGCGCCCGACGGCCCCGCCGACCTGATCTTCCTGATCGCCGCCCCGGCCGGCGCGGACGACGCCCACCTCACGATCCTGTCGTCCCTCGCCCGCCAGCTGATGAACGCCGAGTTCACGGACGCCCTGCGCGCCGTGGACGACGCGGCACGCGCCGCCGCCCTCATCCGGGGCGACGCCCCGGCCGAGGGCACCGAAGACTCCGCGGCGGCGTCGGGCGGAACGGCCTCCCCCGACGCCGCCGCGGGCAACACCACCCCGGCGACCCCGGCCCCGGCTTCGGCCCCGGCCCCGGCCCCGGCCCCGGCTTCGGCCCCGGCTTCGGCCCCGGCTTCGGCCCCGGCTTCGGCCCCGGCTTCGGCCCCGGCTTCGGCTCAGGCAGCCCCGGAAGCCGCCGCCCCCGCCGAGGCCGGCCGCCCCTTCCGTATCGTCGCCGTCACCTCCTGCCCCACCGGCATCGCGCACACCTATATGGCCGCCGAGTCGCTGGAGAACGCGGGCCGGGACGCCGGTGACGTCGAGATCGTCGTCGAGACCCAGGGCTCGGCCGGCTTCAGCCGCCTCGACCCGGCCGTCATCGCCGCCGCCGACGGCGTGATCTTCGCCCACGACGTCCCCGTACGGGAGAAGGACCGGTTCGCCGGAAAACCCACCGTCGACGTCGGTGTGAAGGCGGGCATCAACCGCCCCGCCGCACTGATCGCCGAGGTCCGGGGCAAGGCCGAGCGCGGCGAGATCACGGCGGCCCGCCCCGGCGGCTCCCCCGTCGACCGCGCGGGCGACTCCGGCGACGGCTACGGCACCAAGCTGCGCAAGTGGCTGATGTCCGGCGTGAGCTACATGGTCCCCTTCGTCGCGGCGGGCGGTCTCCTCATCGCCCTCGGCTTCGCGATCGGCGGCTGGGAGATCAACCAGGCCAAGCCGGTCACCGAGCACTTCGACTGGCTCCAGGTCGACAGCTGGGCCGCCCTGATGTTCCAGATCGGCGCCGTCGCCTTCGGCTTCCTGATCCCCGTCCTCGCCGGTTACATCGCCTACGGCATGGCCGACCGGCCCGGACTCGTCCCCGGCTTCGTCGGCGGCATGATCGCCGCCAACATCAACGCCGGCTTCCTCGGCGGTCTGGCCGCCGGTCTGATCGCCGGTGGCGTCGTCATCGCCATCCAGCGGATCAAGATCCCACCGGTGCTGCGCGGCATCATGCCGGTGGTCGTCATCCCGCTGATCTCGTCGATGATCGTCGGCTTCCTGATGCTGATCGTCATCGGCAAGCCCATCGCCGAGGCCCAGAAGGGCATGACGGACTGGCTGAGCGGCCTGTCCGGCTCCAACGCGATCCTGCTCGGCGTCCTCCTCGGCCTGATGATGTGCTTCGACCTCGGCGGCCCCGTCAACAAGGTCGCGTACGCCTTCGCCACCGCCGGAATCGCCGTGCAGGACCCCAGCGACTCCGCGATGAAGATCATGGCGGCGGTCATGGCGGCCGGCATGGTCCCGCCGCTGGGCATGGCCCTCGCCACCACGATCCGCAAGAAGCTGTTCACCACCGCCGAACGCGAGAACGGCAAGGCGGCCTGGGTGCTCGGTGCCTCGTTCATCTCCGAGGGCGCCATCCCGTTCGCCGCCGCCGACCCGCTGCGGGTCATCCCGGCCTCCATGGCGGGCGGCGCGGTCACCGGAGCGCTGGCCATGGCCTTCGGCTCGACCCTGCGCGCCCCGCACGGCGGCATCTGGGTCACCCCGCTGATCGGCCAGCCCTTCCTCTACCTGCTGGCCATCGCGATCGGCACGGCCGTCACGGCGGGCCTGGTCATCGTCCTGAAGGGCATGCGCAAGACCCAGCCCGAGACGGCACCGGAGTCCGCTCCCGCCGCCGAGACGAAGACGAAGGAGCCGGTCGCGGCCTGA
- the pfkB gene encoding 1-phosphofructokinase produces MILTVTPNPSLDRTYEVPSLDRGEVIRATGERMDPGGKGVNVSRAVAAAGRRTVAVLPLGGAPGALVADLLDAQGIEVARVAVAGATRSNIALAEADGVLTKINAPGPELSPAEQELLLETVRAQSADASWIACCGSLPRGLAPSWYAELVARAHAAGTRIALDTSGPALLAALRERPDVVKPNAEELAEAVGRPLATVGDAVKAAEELREMGADAVLASLGADGQLLVDASGAWFGTARVDAVRSNVGAGDSSLAGFLIAGGHGPEALASAVAHGAAAVQLPGSVMPTPRDLDPAAVTVTPEVPVDRVLREPVS; encoded by the coding sequence ATGATCCTCACCGTCACCCCCAACCCGTCCCTCGACCGCACCTACGAGGTCCCCTCCCTCGACCGCGGCGAGGTCATCCGGGCCACCGGCGAACGCATGGACCCGGGCGGCAAGGGCGTCAATGTCTCCCGCGCGGTCGCCGCCGCCGGCCGCCGCACCGTGGCCGTCCTGCCGCTCGGCGGAGCACCGGGCGCACTGGTCGCGGACCTGCTCGACGCCCAGGGCATCGAGGTCGCACGGGTGGCCGTGGCCGGGGCGACCCGCTCCAACATCGCCCTCGCCGAGGCCGACGGCGTCCTCACCAAGATCAACGCACCGGGCCCCGAACTCTCGCCCGCCGAGCAGGAACTCCTCCTGGAGACCGTCCGCGCCCAGTCCGCAGACGCCTCCTGGATCGCCTGCTGCGGCAGCCTCCCGCGCGGCCTCGCCCCGTCCTGGTACGCCGAACTCGTCGCCCGCGCCCACGCCGCCGGCACCCGTATCGCCCTCGACACCTCCGGCCCGGCCCTGCTCGCCGCACTCCGCGAACGCCCCGACGTCGTCAAGCCCAACGCCGAGGAACTCGCCGAAGCCGTGGGACGCCCCCTCGCCACGGTCGGCGACGCCGTCAAGGCCGCGGAGGAACTGCGCGAGATGGGCGCCGACGCCGTACTGGCCAGCCTCGGCGCCGACGGACAGCTCCTCGTCGACGCCTCGGGCGCCTGGTTCGGCACGGCCCGTGTCGACGCAGTCCGCAGCAACGTCGGCGCCGGCGACTCCTCCCTCGCCGGCTTCCTCATCGCCGGCGGCCACGGCCCCGAGGCCCTCGCCTCCGCCGTCGCCCACGGCGCCGCCGCCGTCCAGCTCCCGGGCAGCGTCATGCCGACCCCCCGAGACCTGGACCCGGCGGCGGTGACGGTGACACCGGAGGTGCCGGTGGACCGGGTGCTGAGGGAGCCGGTGTCATGA
- a CDS encoding DeoR/GlpR family DNA-binding transcription regulator, with protein MYAPERQQEILRLARDGGRVDVVSLAEEFQVTAETIRRDLKALDRAGLVQRVHGGAIPAGRLDFEPDLAEREGTAADEKDRIAQAALAELPNDGTAVLDAGTTIARLAAAIPLEAALTAVTHSLPIAARLADHPGIQLHLVGGRVRHRTRAAVDAWALRAYGEIRADVLFVAANGFSVDHGLTTPDLAEAAVKRAAVAAARRVVLLADSSKHGQEHFARFGDLSDVDLLITDSGLSPEDALAIERKGTEVLRVPGNEPGNEPGNGSAAARTNGRADGRKDRS; from the coding sequence ATGTACGCACCGGAGCGGCAGCAGGAGATCCTCCGGCTCGCCCGTGACGGCGGCCGGGTGGACGTGGTGTCACTGGCGGAGGAGTTCCAGGTCACGGCGGAGACCATCCGCCGCGACCTGAAGGCCCTCGACCGCGCCGGCCTCGTCCAGCGGGTGCACGGCGGCGCGATCCCCGCCGGCCGTCTGGACTTCGAGCCCGACCTCGCCGAACGCGAGGGCACCGCGGCCGACGAGAAGGACCGCATCGCCCAGGCCGCTCTCGCCGAACTCCCGAACGACGGCACGGCCGTCCTCGACGCCGGTACGACGATCGCCCGCCTCGCCGCCGCCATCCCGCTGGAGGCCGCCCTCACCGCGGTCACCCACAGCCTCCCTATCGCGGCCCGCCTCGCCGACCACCCGGGCATCCAGCTCCACCTGGTCGGCGGCCGGGTCCGCCACCGCACCCGCGCCGCCGTCGACGCCTGGGCGCTGAGGGCCTACGGCGAGATCCGCGCCGACGTCCTCTTCGTCGCGGCCAACGGCTTCTCCGTCGACCACGGACTGACCACCCCCGACCTCGCCGAGGCCGCCGTCAAGCGGGCTGCGGTGGCCGCCGCCCGACGCGTGGTGCTGCTCGCCGACTCCTCCAAGCACGGCCAGGAACACTTCGCCCGCTTCGGCGACCTGAGCGATGTGGACCTGCTGATCACCGACAGCGGGCTGAGCCCCGAAGACGCCCTCGCCATCGAACGCAAGGGCACCGAAGTACTGCGCGTCCCCGGCAACGAGCCCGGCAACGAGCCCGGCAACGGCTCCGCCGCGGCCCGGACCAACGGCCGTGCCGACGGCCGGAAGGACCGCTCATGA
- a CDS encoding MFS transporter produces MTSTTSARQGRGELRDQPQTARTDPPAEAPTALDAPRPDALPDALPGALADTTPDTTPDTTPDTTPDTTPDTDRRRWIALAIVMTAAFMDLVDVTIVNIAIPSIQRSEHATFSQIQWITAGYALAFAAGLVTGGRLGDIHGRRRIFLIGIGGFTLASALCGLAANPETLVAARIAQGATAALMVPQVLSIVHATFPAHERGKVFGLFGAIVGLGAVSGPLLGALLIEWNPLDLEWRAIFLINLPVGVAGLILGRRFIAESKAPHALKLDLVGVALVTAGLLMLLYPLTRGHETGWPLWGYVSMPGSLAVFAALVAYERHKTARDGSPLIELPLFRVKSFAAGIAVQTVFGIALGVFFLVWTLYLQTGLGWSVLKAGLTGIPFSLAVSVAAGLSVQKLVPRFGRKVLQAGALLMAAGVLLYLAESERYGLAITPWQMALPLLVMGAGMGLIVAPLTDAILSGVPREHAGSASGLISTVQQMGNALGLGLVAVVFFGVMDDHLAPAAVGPAFVDAFEYALGWVAAVLTAIFLLMFALPARPTTETDESATSAP; encoded by the coding sequence ATGACCTCGACAACGAGCGCCCGTCAGGGGCGCGGGGAACTGCGCGACCAGCCACAAACAGCCCGCACGGACCCCCCGGCAGAAGCCCCGACGGCGCTCGACGCACCACGCCCCGACGCACTGCCCGACGCACTGCCCGGCGCACTCGCCGACACGACCCCCGACACGACCCCCGACACGACCCCCGACACGACCCCCGACACGACCCCCGACACGGACCGACGCCGCTGGATCGCCCTGGCCATCGTCATGACGGCCGCCTTCATGGACCTCGTCGACGTCACCATCGTCAACATCGCCATCCCCTCCATCCAGCGAAGCGAGCACGCCACGTTCAGTCAGATCCAGTGGATCACCGCCGGCTACGCCCTCGCCTTCGCCGCCGGCCTCGTCACCGGCGGCCGGCTCGGCGACATCCACGGCCGCAGGCGGATCTTCCTGATCGGCATCGGCGGCTTCACCCTCGCCTCCGCGCTCTGCGGCCTCGCCGCGAACCCGGAGACGCTGGTGGCGGCACGGATCGCACAGGGCGCGACCGCCGCGCTGATGGTGCCTCAGGTGCTGTCGATCGTGCACGCGACCTTCCCCGCGCACGAACGCGGCAAGGTGTTCGGGCTGTTCGGCGCGATCGTCGGCCTCGGCGCGGTCTCCGGCCCGCTGCTCGGCGCCCTGCTCATCGAGTGGAACCCGCTGGACCTGGAATGGCGGGCGATCTTCCTGATCAACCTCCCGGTCGGTGTCGCGGGCCTGATCCTGGGCCGCCGTTTCATCGCCGAGTCGAAGGCCCCGCACGCCCTGAAGCTGGACCTCGTCGGCGTCGCCCTGGTCACCGCCGGACTGCTGATGCTGCTCTACCCGCTGACCCGGGGCCACGAGACGGGCTGGCCGCTGTGGGGGTACGTCTCGATGCCGGGTTCGCTCGCCGTGTTCGCGGCGCTGGTGGCGTACGAGCGGCACAAGACCGCGCGCGACGGGTCACCGCTGATCGAACTGCCGCTGTTCCGGGTGAAGAGCTTCGCGGCGGGCATCGCCGTGCAGACCGTCTTCGGGATCGCCCTCGGTGTCTTCTTCCTCGTCTGGACCCTCTACCTCCAGACCGGCCTCGGCTGGAGCGTCCTCAAGGCCGGTCTCACCGGCATCCCGTTCTCGCTCGCCGTCTCGGTCGCGGCCGGGCTCTCGGTCCAGAAGCTCGTCCCGCGCTTCGGCCGCAAGGTCCTCCAGGCGGGCGCGCTGCTGATGGCGGCCGGGGTGCTGCTGTACCTGGCGGAGTCGGAGCGGTACGGCCTCGCCATCACCCCCTGGCAGATGGCGTTGCCGCTGCTGGTGATGGGCGCGGGCATGGGGCTCATCGTCGCCCCGCTGACCGACGCGATCCTCTCCGGGGTGCCGCGTGAGCACGCCGGTTCCGCGTCCGGGCTGATCAGCACGGTCCAGCAGATGGGCAACGCGCTCGGCCTCGGCCTGGTCGCCGTCGTCTTCTTCGGCGTCATGGACGACCACCTCGCCCCGGCCGCCGTCGGCCCCGCCTTCGTCGACGCCTTCGAGTACGCGCTCGGCTGGGTGGCCGCGGTCCTGACCGCGATCTTCCTGCTGATGTTCGCCCTGCCGGCACGGCCCACGACGGAGACCGACGAGTCGGCGACCTCCGCCCCCTGA
- a CDS encoding helix-turn-helix transcriptional regulator: protein MTTDTPARLLQLLSLLQTPREWPGGELAGRLGVSRRTVRRDIDRLRELGYPVRATLGAEGGYRLVAGKAMPPLVLDDEEAVAIAVGLRAGAGHAVDGVDEASVRALAKLEQVLPSRLRHRVSTLQAATTPLTSGDGATVTPETLTVMASAVAGRERLRFAYRSGDGTESRRHCEPYRLVSTGRRWYLVAYDLERDDWRTFRVDRVTEPFATGARFTARELPTGSAEEYLRQSMYRRQETYTFDVTFAAPAEFIAARLPGWFGTPEPVDEHSCRLRASVGDSVEWLAVRLAVVDCEFTVHEPPELVGFVRELGARLARAAGAEKDG from the coding sequence ATGACTACTGACACCCCGGCGCGGCTCCTCCAGCTCCTCTCCCTCCTTCAGACGCCCCGTGAGTGGCCCGGTGGTGAACTCGCCGGGCGGCTCGGGGTCTCGCGGCGGACCGTGCGGCGGGACATCGACCGGCTGCGGGAGTTGGGGTATCCGGTGCGGGCGACATTGGGGGCCGAGGGCGGATATCGGCTGGTGGCGGGGAAGGCGATGCCGCCGCTGGTGCTGGACGACGAGGAGGCCGTGGCGATCGCGGTGGGGCTGCGGGCCGGCGCCGGGCACGCGGTGGACGGCGTGGACGAGGCGTCCGTACGGGCGCTCGCCAAGCTGGAGCAGGTGCTGCCGTCGCGGTTGCGCCACCGGGTCTCCACGCTGCAGGCCGCCACCACTCCCCTGACCAGCGGCGACGGGGCGACCGTCACGCCCGAGACGCTGACCGTGATGGCCTCGGCGGTGGCGGGTCGGGAGCGGCTGCGCTTCGCCTACCGTTCCGGCGACGGCACGGAGTCACGGCGCCACTGCGAGCCGTACCGACTCGTCTCGACCGGCCGCCGCTGGTATCTCGTCGCCTACGACCTCGAACGCGACGACTGGCGCACCTTCCGGGTCGACCGGGTCACGGAACCCTTCGCCACGGGTGCCCGGTTCACAGCGCGCGAGCTGCCGACGGGCAGTGCGGAGGAGTATCTGCGGCAGTCGATGTACCGGCGGCAGGAGACGTACACGTTCGATGTCACCTTCGCCGCGCCCGCCGAGTTCATCGCGGCCAGGCTCCCCGGCTGGTTCGGTACGCCCGAGCCGGTCGACGAGCACAGCTGCCGGCTGCGGGCCTCCGTCGGCGACTCCGTGGAGTGGCTGGCCGTACGGCTGGCCGTGGTCGACTGCGAGTTCACGGTGCATGAGCCGCCGGAACTGGTCGGTTTCGTACGGGAGTTGGGAGCGCGCCTGGCTCGGGCGGCAGGGGCCGAGAAGGACGGCTGA
- a CDS encoding sigma-70 family RNA polymerase sigma factor, protein MATRAVAARRSSAGRTDAARSVRASGGEIADRDLVGMYLDEIARTPLLDAAKEVELSQIIEAGVFAQQILDGEEAAKADATREELEALVADSERAKDIFIRSNLRLVVAVARRYPRSGLPLLDLIQEGNAGLVRAVEKFDYRKGFKFSTYATWWIRQAITRSIADQSRTIRLPVHLVEELGRIRRVQREFNREHGRDPEPQEIATELGSNPDRVVDVLDWARDPVSLNMSVDDDGDTQFGDLLEDTSAVSPEQSVLTLLRSEELDGLIGRLDQRTASIIKMRYGIEDGRERTLTEVGKEHGLTRERIRQIEKHALLELKKLARDTGFDAVA, encoded by the coding sequence ATGGCAACCCGTGCCGTCGCCGCTCGTCGTTCGTCCGCCGGACGGACCGACGCGGCTCGCAGCGTTCGCGCCTCTGGCGGCGAGATCGCCGACCGCGACCTGGTCGGCATGTACCTCGACGAGATCGCGCGTACGCCGCTGCTCGACGCCGCCAAGGAAGTCGAGCTGTCCCAGATCATCGAGGCGGGTGTGTTCGCGCAGCAGATCCTCGACGGCGAGGAGGCGGCCAAGGCGGACGCCACCCGCGAAGAGCTCGAAGCCCTCGTCGCCGACAGCGAGCGGGCCAAGGACATCTTCATACGGTCGAACCTGCGGCTCGTCGTGGCCGTGGCCCGGCGCTACCCCCGCAGCGGTCTGCCGCTGCTGGACCTCATCCAGGAGGGCAACGCCGGCCTGGTCCGAGCGGTCGAGAAGTTCGACTACCGCAAGGGCTTCAAGTTCTCGACGTACGCCACCTGGTGGATCCGTCAGGCCATCACCCGTTCGATCGCGGACCAGTCGCGCACCATCCGGCTGCCCGTCCACCTGGTCGAGGAGCTGGGCCGGATCCGCCGTGTGCAGCGCGAGTTCAACCGCGAGCACGGGCGCGACCCCGAGCCCCAGGAGATCGCCACCGAGCTGGGCTCCAACCCGGACCGCGTGGTCGACGTCCTCGACTGGGCCCGCGACCCGGTCTCGCTGAACATGTCGGTGGACGACGACGGCGACACCCAGTTCGGAGACCTGCTGGAGGACACCTCCGCGGTCTCGCCCGAGCAGTCCGTGCTCACCCTGCTGCGCAGCGAGGAGCTGGACGGCCTGATCGGGCGCCTCGACCAGCGCACCGCGTCCATCATCAAGATGCGGTACGGCATCGAGGACGGCCGCGAGCGCACCCTCACCGAGGTCGGCAAGGAGCACGGGCTCACCCGCGAGCGGATCCGTCAGATCGAGAAGCACGCCTTGCTCGAACTGAAGAAGCTCGCCCGCGACACGGGCTTCGACGCGGTCGCCTGA